The proteins below are encoded in one region of Bacteroidota bacterium:
- a CDS encoding adenylate synthase produces the protein MKFKLSILLHYFLFRIRNDQKKSRSKLEKIQQKKLHRLRRFLAQSPFYKEMVHQNFKLKDFPIINKEVFIKNFDDINTAGIVKSEAMKVAMHTEQSRDFSASIKNITIGLSTGTSGNKGIFLANEKERAKWVAAMLDRVVDFSLKKRKVAFFLRANSKLYESSNSRILQFNFFDLLKAHAENFNRLVDLNADILIAQPSALVKIAKSYLSQQIKPGFTKVISVAEVLDQSDKQFLEKVFNLKLDEVYQCTEGFLASSCSLGNLHFNEDFLIIEKEYLDDEKKRYHPIITDLYRHTQPVIRYKLDDILMEGEACNCGSSFDVIKQIEGRADDVIRLENSAGELVDIYPDFFSRAITMASDDISYYELIQTGKDVLELFFEQSKENQHLKMLITESIESLLSKFNIKQIKIKFSETQTLKNGAKLRRIRNEYFKAR, from the coding sequence TTGAAGTTCAAACTTTCCATATTGCTGCATTACTTTCTTTTTCGTATCCGAAATGATCAGAAAAAGAGCAGGTCTAAACTGGAAAAAATTCAACAAAAAAAACTCCATCGCTTAAGAAGGTTTCTGGCTCAGTCTCCTTTTTACAAGGAGATGGTTCATCAAAATTTCAAACTAAAGGATTTCCCTATCATTAACAAAGAAGTTTTTATTAAAAACTTTGATGACATCAATACAGCTGGGATAGTGAAATCTGAAGCAATGAAAGTGGCCATGCATACTGAGCAAAGTCGCGATTTTTCAGCCTCCATCAAAAATATTACAATTGGTCTTTCGACTGGAACATCAGGAAATAAAGGAATTTTTCTGGCCAATGAAAAAGAAAGAGCCAAATGGGTTGCTGCCATGTTAGATCGGGTGGTTGATTTTAGCCTTAAAAAACGAAAAGTTGCATTTTTCCTTCGTGCTAACTCAAAACTATACGAATCATCAAACTCAAGAATATTGCAGTTTAATTTCTTCGATCTATTGAAAGCTCATGCCGAAAATTTCAATCGTTTAGTTGATTTGAATGCCGATATACTAATTGCACAACCATCAGCTTTGGTAAAAATCGCAAAGTCGTATCTTTCACAACAAATAAAACCGGGTTTTACAAAAGTTATATCGGTAGCGGAAGTACTCGATCAAAGTGATAAGCAATTTCTTGAAAAAGTATTCAATCTAAAGCTTGATGAGGTGTATCAATGTACCGAAGGTTTCCTTGCCAGCAGCTGTTCGCTGGGCAATCTCCATTTTAATGAGGATTTCCTGATTATTGAAAAAGAATATCTTGACGATGAAAAGAAGAGATATCATCCAATAATTACCGATCTTTATCGACACACCCAGCCCGTTATTCGTTATAAACTTGATGATATTCTTATGGAAGGTGAAGCATGCAATTGCGGTAGCTCCTTTGATGTCATCAAGCAAATTGAAGGTCGGGCTGATGATGTTATTAGACTAGAAAATAGTGCTGGAGAGCTGGTTGATATATATCCTGATTTCTTCAGTCGGGCAATTACAATGGCTTCTGATGACATTAGTTATTATGAATTAATTCAAACAGGAAAAGATGTATTAGAACTATTTTTCGAACAAAGCAAGGAAAATCAACATCTAAAAATGCTGATTACAGAAAGCATAGAATCTTTGTTATCGAAATTCAATATCAAACAAATAAAAATTAAGTTTAGCGAAACACAAACCTTAAAGAACGGGGCTAAACTTAGGAGAATAAGAAATGAGTATTTTAAAGCACGTTAA
- a CDS encoding AAA family ATPase, translating into MENLRNKFLRLLGQVNFEYQRYLYNQINWNDRLVIIKGQRGVGKTTLLLQYIQNEIKGLTKTLYISLDDLYFSTNKLSNLVEQFTLNGGKNLFIDEVHRYPDWSIELKNIYDFYPELRIIATGSSAIAIEKGKADLSRRASVYHLHTLSFREYVEMYHSVKLDKFTLSELVNKHEQKAIQINKKIKPIELFNQYLKFGSYPFADSTDPLFYDKLNAIVNLIIDNDIPAVENISYETRIKIKKLLFLISAAVPFKPNIAELSQKVGTSRDVLLKYLHLLSNAGIINLLTQEGSASSILQKPEKIYINNPTLMLALDESANTGTLRETFFMNQISVDNKVTAPKAGDFFVQDLYTFEVGGKSKTQKQIAGIENAYTVIADIEFGQGNRIPLWMFGLLY; encoded by the coding sequence ATGGAAAATCTCAGAAATAAATTCTTACGACTTTTAGGTCAGGTAAATTTTGAGTACCAAAGGTATTTATATAACCAGATAAACTGGAACGACAGACTTGTAATTATCAAAGGACAGCGTGGTGTTGGTAAAACCACTCTTCTTTTGCAGTATATACAAAATGAAATTAAGGGTCTTACAAAGACTCTGTATATTTCACTTGATGATCTGTATTTTTCGACTAACAAACTCTCTAATCTTGTTGAACAATTTACCCTGAATGGAGGCAAAAACCTTTTTATTGACGAAGTTCACAGATATCCTGACTGGTCAATTGAACTTAAAAACATATATGACTTTTATCCTGAATTAAGAATAATTGCGACCGGTTCGTCAGCCATTGCCATTGAAAAAGGAAAAGCAGACCTGAGCAGAAGAGCTTCAGTTTATCATTTACATACACTTTCTTTTCGAGAATACGTTGAAATGTATCATAGTGTAAAGCTTGATAAATTCACTCTTTCTGAACTTGTCAATAAACATGAGCAAAAAGCCATTCAAATAAATAAAAAGATAAAGCCGATTGAATTGTTCAATCAATATCTGAAATTTGGCTCATATCCTTTTGCGGACAGTACCGACCCTTTGTTTTATGATAAGCTGAACGCAATTGTAAACCTTATTATTGATAATGATATTCCTGCAGTAGAAAATATTAGTTATGAAACCAGGATAAAAATTAAAAAGTTACTATTCCTGATTTCTGCAGCAGTTCCATTTAAACCAAATATTGCTGAGCTTAGTCAGAAAGTAGGAACAAGCAGAGATGTGCTGTTAAAATACCTTCATTTATTATCTAATGCAGGAATTATCAATTTACTAACCCAGGAAGGAAGTGCAAGTTCGATTTTGCAAAAACCTGAGAAAATATATATCAACAATCCAACTCTGATGCTTGCCCTTGATGAAAGTGCAAATACAGGAACATTAAGAGAAACTTTCTTTATGAACCAAATTTCTGTCGATAATAAAGTCACCGCTCCAAAAGCAGGGGATTTCTTTGTTCAGGATTTATACACCTTTGAAGTAGGAGGGAAAAGCAAAACTCAAAAACAGATAGCAGGTATTGAAAATGCTTATACTGTAATTGCAGATATTGAATTTGGTCAAGGTAACAGAATTCCTCTCTGGATGTTTGGCTTGCTGTACTAA
- a CDS encoding sulfotransferase: protein MYNIKIFIKLLVNTFSFNKSSLRFFSWKRIFAVLLFYPFFAITFVINWIFLLLDELIFPSYRRIKIEKAVFIIGVPRSATTYLFNVLSQDSGNFHCFKLWELVFAPAISQKYVFKLIISIDKLIGKPLYKLSIIFDRIVFGKFREIHDIGLTKPEEDEVLFLYNFSSIYFYYFYPELDVLDHFLYHDSIVPEPVKKRNINFYFRCIQRHNYVFDRQGKKYFLSKNPTFIPKMESIAKRFDQAKFIYPIRSPFQTIPSTISLNARIYANFANLPVEYPFADKTRHMLIKWYQQADKVIRELSNDRTIQVFYQELMLKPETVFADIFQFLQIEVDSKEEIFSLINFNKKNYSSKHQYKKDIGIDKNEINSELSEILTKEIVKKI, encoded by the coding sequence TTGTATAACATCAAGATATTCATCAAACTATTGGTTAATACCTTTTCGTTCAATAAGAGTAGTTTGCGTTTTTTTTCATGGAAACGAATTTTTGCAGTGCTCTTATTTTACCCATTCTTTGCCATCACTTTTGTTATTAACTGGATATTTTTATTATTAGATGAACTCATTTTTCCATCATATAGAAGAATTAAAATTGAAAAAGCTGTATTTATCATAGGCGTTCCACGATCGGCTACCACATACTTATTCAATGTGTTGAGTCAGGATAGCGGGAATTTCCATTGCTTTAAACTATGGGAATTGGTATTTGCACCTGCTATTAGCCAAAAATATGTTTTCAAACTAATTATTTCAATTGATAAGCTCATTGGAAAACCTTTATATAAGCTTTCCATTATTTTTGATCGGATTGTTTTTGGAAAATTCAGAGAAATACATGATATCGGCCTGACAAAACCCGAAGAAGATGAAGTACTGTTTTTATATAACTTTTCCTCTATTTATTTCTATTATTTTTATCCTGAACTCGATGTACTCGATCATTTTCTCTATCACGATTCAATTGTTCCGGAACCAGTAAAGAAAAGAAATATCAATTTCTATTTTCGATGCATTCAGCGTCATAATTATGTTTTTGATCGGCAAGGAAAAAAATATTTTCTTTCAAAAAACCCAACCTTCATTCCTAAAATGGAGTCTATTGCCAAACGATTCGATCAGGCTAAATTCATTTATCCAATTCGTAGTCCATTCCAAACAATTCCTTCGACCATTAGCTTAAATGCCCGTATCTATGCCAATTTCGCAAATCTTCCGGTTGAATATCCTTTTGCAGATAAAACGCGACATATGCTGATTAAATGGTATCAGCAAGCAGATAAGGTGATTCGTGAATTAAGCAATGACCGTACAATTCAAGTTTTTTATCAAGAGCTCATGCTCAAACCAGAAACCGTATTTGCTGATATTTTTCAATTCCTTCAAATTGAAGTTGATTCCAAAGAAGAAATATTCTCTTTGATAAACTTTAACAAGAAAAATTACAGCAGTAAACACCAATATAAAAAGGATATTGGCATTGATAAAAACGAAATTAATTCGGAACTTTCGGAAATCCTGACAAAAGAAATAGTGAAAAAAATATGA
- a CDS encoding ATP-binding protein — MKAVKYMPRISDKLLKEQLDSSGAVLIEGAKWCGKTLSSLQVAKSVIYLQDPDVGPGYLAMADTKPSLLLEGETPLLLDEWQMAPVLWDAVRFAVDKRMLTGQFILTGSVTPNDKLLSHSGTGRIARLRMRPMSLFESGESNGTVSLRSLFEGNHNIGAKSSLTIEQISNAICRGGWPMAVQSEISKTRIAVNYVESVINADVQRVVGFEKNPEIIRLLLQSLARNISTMASAQTIMDDIKANHSIISDKTLNIYLNILRQIFVIEDVSAWQPSLRSKTAIRTTNKRQFVDPSIATAVLRTNANGILKDFKTFGFLFESLCTRDLRIYAQAMDGEIYHYRDKTELEADLIIKLRNGNWAAVEVKLGNKQIEESANNLIKLSQKVDTEKMNPPVFLMVLTGGNVAYQRPDGVLVVPIGSLKD; from the coding sequence ATGAAAGCAGTAAAATACATGCCTCGAATCAGTGATAAATTATTGAAGGAACAGCTTGATTCTTCCGGAGCTGTATTAATTGAGGGGGCAAAATGGTGTGGTAAAACGCTATCATCTTTACAAGTAGCTAAATCTGTTATTTATTTACAGGATCCTGATGTTGGACCTGGATATTTAGCAATGGCAGATACAAAGCCTTCGCTTTTGTTAGAAGGAGAGACTCCTTTACTATTAGATGAATGGCAAATGGCTCCAGTTTTATGGGATGCTGTGAGATTTGCAGTTGATAAACGCATGTTAACCGGTCAATTCATTTTAACTGGTTCTGTAACACCCAATGATAAGTTGTTATCGCATTCAGGAACCGGGAGAATTGCCCGATTGCGTATGCGGCCAATGAGTTTATTTGAATCAGGTGAATCTAATGGAACAGTGTCTTTACGAAGTTTGTTTGAAGGAAATCATAATATTGGTGCAAAAAGTTCATTAACGATTGAACAGATTTCAAATGCAATATGCCGGGGAGGATGGCCAATGGCTGTTCAATCCGAAATTTCCAAAACAAGAATTGCTGTAAATTATGTTGAATCTGTGATAAACGCAGATGTGCAACGAGTTGTTGGTTTTGAGAAAAATCCAGAGATAATCAGATTATTGCTTCAATCTTTAGCGAGAAATATTTCGACTATGGCTTCTGCTCAAACCATAATGGACGATATAAAAGCAAATCATTCAATAATAAGTGACAAAACACTAAATATATACTTAAACATTCTTCGACAAATCTTTGTGATAGAAGATGTTTCTGCATGGCAGCCTTCTTTGCGATCAAAAACTGCAATACGAACGACAAATAAACGACAGTTTGTTGACCCTTCAATTGCTACTGCTGTGTTAAGAACAAATGCCAATGGGATATTAAAGGATTTCAAAACTTTTGGATTTTTATTTGAGTCCTTATGCACAAGGGATTTGAGGATATATGCACAAGCTATGGATGGGGAAATTTATCATTATAGAGATAAAACAGAGCTTGAAGCAGACCTTATTATAAAACTTCGTAATGGGAATTGGGCAGCAGTTGAAGTGAAATTAGGTAATAAACAAATAGAAGAATCCGCAAATAATTTAATAAAACTCAGCCAAAAGGTCGATACTGAAAAAATGAATCCTCCTGTTTTTTTAATGGTACTAACTGGTGGCAATGTTGCTTATCAACGACCTGATGGAGTATTGGTTGTACCCATAGGAAGCTTAAAGGATTAG
- a CDS encoding ketoacyl-ACP synthase III, which translates to MSILKHVKIIGIGKYLPEQTITSEELEKKLGLPNGWSLKFSGVKERRHVVDETNADLAVHALKQAIKNANINISDIDLLISSAATFDYILPYQAAYILKSLKQSNIEIPSMDINSSCLSFVSAFEVATSLLDGIKYKRIAIVSSEVSSKGLNPDHKESATLFGDGAAAVILELDSEKQSGVYKSMLKTYPEGFNYSIIKGGGNKYFYKNNPYDAVLHSFSMEGKKLLKLAKRKIPEFFSDFFSDSTIQLEDVDVIAPHQASKAGIAIFNHLYPNFKGLLYSNIETHGNCISASIPMCLHDVIEKGLLKRGQNCLMTGTAAGFAIGGVLIKY; encoded by the coding sequence ATGAGTATTTTAAAGCACGTTAAAATTATAGGGATAGGGAAATATTTACCTGAACAAACAATTACTTCTGAAGAATTGGAGAAAAAACTCGGACTACCAAATGGTTGGTCCTTGAAGTTTTCAGGAGTAAAAGAGCGCAGGCATGTAGTTGACGAAACCAATGCTGATTTAGCTGTTCATGCATTAAAGCAAGCCATAAAAAATGCGAATATTAACATAAGCGATATTGACTTACTCATTAGCTCGGCAGCTACTTTCGACTATATTCTTCCCTATCAGGCAGCCTATATTCTAAAATCCTTAAAACAGTCCAATATAGAAATTCCCTCAATGGATATAAACTCATCTTGTTTAAGTTTTGTTTCGGCTTTCGAGGTGGCCACTAGTCTTTTGGATGGGATTAAATACAAACGTATTGCTATTGTAAGTTCCGAAGTATCGTCCAAAGGATTAAATCCTGATCATAAAGAAAGTGCAACGCTTTTTGGAGATGGTGCTGCAGCTGTTATCCTTGAATTGGATAGTGAAAAACAAAGTGGAGTTTATAAATCAATGCTTAAAACCTATCCTGAGGGTTTTAACTATTCAATAATCAAAGGTGGAGGAAATAAGTATTTTTACAAGAACAATCCATACGATGCTGTTTTGCACTCTTTCAGTATGGAAGGTAAAAAATTGCTAAAACTGGCCAAGCGAAAAATTCCAGAATTTTTTTCAGATTTTTTTAGCGATTCAACAATACAATTAGAAGATGTGGATGTTATTGCACCTCATCAGGCTAGCAAAGCTGGAATCGCAATTTTCAATCACCTCTACCCTAATTTTAAGGGATTGCTTTATTCAAATATTGAAACACATGGAAACTGTATTTCGGCTTCAATTCCTATGTGCTTGCATGATGTGATTGAAAAAGGATTATTAAAGCGAGGACAAAATTGTTTAATGACAGGAACAGCAGCAGGTTTTGCCATCGGTGGTGTATTAATTAAATATTAG
- a CDS encoding alpha/beta hydrolase, with protein sequence MPTEKRIECLGVSINYIDVGKGDVLIFLHNGGGFWQIWSKQIEYFQKTHRVLALDWPGFGESSESNKPYSLDFNTQILKCFLDSLKMSKVTLIGNCIGASIAINFSNLYPERVDKRVLMNICPGERLVRLGVFRSLIFKKKSDKFQSSLKILLTFIATKTFVKNKFPKILFGQNPDKKSQLFVKYEYKMKEAKQNRSRTNLLFTSNTYTLEHFLSNNSIVKDSLLLWGEFNKVANVQREGIFHQTLCGIEQLHIIKNSGHLLMYESGKEVNDLIEGYLD encoded by the coding sequence ATGCCAACTGAAAAAAGAATTGAGTGTTTAGGTGTTAGCATCAACTATATTGATGTAGGGAAAGGAGATGTGCTTATTTTCTTGCATAATGGTGGTGGATTTTGGCAAATATGGAGCAAACAAATTGAGTATTTCCAGAAAACCCATCGGGTTTTAGCACTGGATTGGCCAGGCTTTGGCGAATCATCAGAATCGAATAAACCTTATTCACTGGATTTCAACACACAAATTCTGAAATGCTTCCTTGATTCGCTGAAAATGTCAAAAGTCACTTTAATAGGAAATTGCATAGGAGCCAGCATCGCTATTAATTTCTCAAATCTATATCCTGAAAGAGTTGATAAACGTGTTTTAATGAATATCTGTCCGGGTGAAAGACTTGTTCGCTTGGGTGTTTTCAGATCATTAATATTTAAAAAGAAATCAGATAAATTTCAGTCCTCCCTAAAAATATTGCTCACTTTTATTGCGACAAAAACCTTTGTTAAAAATAAATTCCCAAAGATATTGTTCGGACAAAATCCTGATAAAAAAAGTCAGCTTTTTGTTAAGTATGAGTATAAAATGAAAGAGGCCAAACAAAACCGTTCACGAACAAATTTGCTATTTACTTCTAATACGTATACGCTAGAACATTTCTTATCAAACAATTCCATTGTCAAAGATTCGCTCTTGCTTTGGGGAGAATTCAACAAAGTAGCCAATGTACAAAGAGAAGGAATTTTTCATCAGACACTTTGTGGGATTGAACAACTGCATATCATAAAAAATAGTGGACATTTATTGATGTATGAATCGGGAAAGGAAGTGAATGACTTAATTGAGGGGTATCTTGATTAA
- a CDS encoding DUF1254 domain-containing protein codes for MTFGIIILLILATFLLGGIAGLFVSVLLYPKWEIQKVKRHMKKEGIGYGEWKHVSKFVDHHTKVIVKPNCETLYSLAFIHKKDGPYKLTMPAFDAYFSFAFLDENTNVQGYFTNTDTIENKESSFLIYYDENEILDKSQACIILDSKLCWIIGRFGVGSLEDIPEVNKIQEAIRLVKLNH; via the coding sequence TTGACTTTTGGCATAATCATATTATTAATTCTAGCTACTTTCCTTTTGGGTGGGATTGCAGGACTGTTTGTTTCTGTATTATTATATCCTAAATGGGAAATCCAGAAAGTCAAGAGACATATGAAGAAAGAAGGTATTGGCTATGGCGAATGGAAACATGTATCGAAATTTGTAGATCATCATACCAAAGTAATTGTGAAACCCAATTGCGAAACTTTGTATTCCTTAGCCTTCATTCACAAAAAGGATGGACCATATAAATTAACAATGCCTGCATTTGATGCCTATTTCAGTTTTGCCTTTTTAGATGAAAACACAAATGTGCAGGGCTATTTCACGAATACCGATACAATTGAAAACAAGGAAAGTTCATTTCTGATTTATTATGATGAAAATGAAATTTTAGATAAATCCCAAGCTTGTATTATATTAGATTCCAAGTTATGTTGGATTATTGGACGATTTGGTGTTGGTAGTTTGGAAGATATTCCAGAAGTGAATAAAATACAAGAGGCTATTCGATTGGTTAAATTAAACCATTAA
- a CDS encoding MBL fold metallo-hydrolase — protein MNKRAQIQIKLFSSGFCTANKKHVFPNESSEKIKFCATWALIQHPEFGNILFDTGYSSRFFSATKSFPNRIYRWVTPVFHQENESCMNQLKSIGINAEDIQHIVISHFHADHIAGLHDFPISKFWCSQLALDFALSRNNFSGVLNGVLKPLIPNDISNRAAFPEKEFEKTKIAKLRAWKWTEDMFFIDLPGHYKGQLGLFLKDTNLGDVLLCADAAWARKTVQEKIYPSKIVSLFIDNYSKLTQTIDQLNEFHLQHPDVLIIPTHCDKTMLLTK, from the coding sequence ATGAACAAAAGGGCTCAAATTCAGATTAAGCTATTTTCAAGTGGCTTTTGCACAGCCAACAAAAAGCATGTTTTTCCCAATGAGTCTTCAGAAAAAATAAAATTCTGTGCTACATGGGCATTGATTCAACACCCTGAATTCGGTAACATTTTATTTGACACGGGTTATAGTAGTCGTTTTTTCTCTGCAACCAAAAGTTTCCCAAATAGAATTTACAGATGGGTTACTCCCGTTTTTCATCAGGAGAATGAATCTTGCATGAATCAACTAAAATCCATTGGAATTAATGCTGAGGATATCCAGCATATTGTGATCTCCCATTTTCATGCAGATCATATTGCAGGATTGCACGATTTTCCTATCTCAAAGTTTTGGTGTTCCCAATTAGCTTTGGATTTTGCCCTAAGTAGAAACAATTTTTCCGGTGTATTGAATGGCGTACTTAAACCCTTAATCCCTAATGATATCAGCAATCGAGCTGCGTTTCCGGAAAAAGAATTTGAAAAAACGAAAATAGCAAAACTTCGTGCTTGGAAATGGACTGAGGATATGTTTTTTATTGATTTGCCCGGACATTATAAAGGGCAATTGGGCTTGTTTCTGAAGGATACGAATTTGGGCGATGTGCTTTTATGTGCAGATGCAGCCTGGGCAAGAAAAACTGTGCAAGAAAAAATTTATCCTTCCAAAATTGTTTCCCTTTTTATCGATAACTATTCGAAACTTACTCAAACTATTGATCAATTAAATGAATTTCACCTGCAACATCCTGATGTTTTAATTATACCAACCCATTGTGATAAGACCATGCTTTTAACCAAATAA
- a CDS encoding DUF1214 domain-containing protein: MTIYLIILFFFMWGLLLSIKYFGHILDFVAEKSKGRGVQNGSWKTHLGVGRKSTSQIERAAIAHIGLGANDSDETIYWNAFTDNNGDDLHSSHNYQIVFTVQPQVKFDKKGFWSITVYGNDKFLIPNEDHKYVIHSDKKFELDSNNQFSIYLSKTKPEENEFWLPLAENEENFTLAYRCYKAEDEMKNKALTIELPQIIKN, translated from the coding sequence ATGACTATTTACCTGATCATATTGTTCTTTTTTATGTGGGGATTGCTTCTATCCATCAAATACTTTGGTCATATTTTAGACTTTGTTGCTGAAAAATCAAAAGGTAGAGGAGTTCAAAACGGTTCTTGGAAAACACATTTAGGTGTTGGTCGGAAATCTACTTCACAAATCGAAAGAGCGGCCATTGCACATATCGGTCTTGGAGCAAATGATTCTGATGAAACCATTTACTGGAATGCGTTTACGGACAATAATGGTGATGATCTTCATTCTTCCCACAATTATCAAATAGTTTTTACTGTACAGCCTCAAGTAAAATTTGATAAGAAAGGATTTTGGAGTATTACGGTGTATGGAAATGACAAATTTCTGATACCTAATGAGGATCATAAATATGTTATACATTCCGACAAAAAATTTGAATTAGATAGCAATAATCAGTTCAGCATCTATTTATCTAAAACAAAACCTGAAGAGAATGAGTTCTGGCTGCCTTTAGCTGAAAATGAAGAGAATTTTACTTTAGCTTACAGATGTTATAAAGCGGAAGATGAAATGAAAAATAAGGCATTAACTATTGAATTACCACAAATAATAAAAAATTGA
- a CDS encoding NAD-dependent epimerase/dehydratase family protein — translation MKILITGATGFLGGWVLEKLQMEFGYNQVVGTGRNQSRADELIKQGYNILIGDLKDPDFVKNSFSNITHIVHCAAKSSPWGTYDSFYEDNVQTTINLLEKILTIEKFIYISTPSVYFNFNDRLNIKESDPLPKKFVNHYATTKYLAEQKVLNFDKPDMMRVIIRPRAIVGARDTVIIPRVIRAYEAGRLKIIGNGKNICDFSSVKNIAQAVFLALTTENNINKKVFNITDDQPVALWPLLQSTLSKLGFSAKLKKINYKLVFTVAAISEFMSKYFSKKEPVLSRYGIGVLKYSLTLDITEAKKHLKYKPIVTTEKSIDEFVYYYHEQKGSNSD, via the coding sequence ATGAAGATTCTGATTACAGGAGCAACAGGTTTTTTGGGTGGCTGGGTTTTAGAGAAACTGCAAATGGAATTTGGCTACAACCAAGTTGTGGGCACTGGTCGTAATCAAAGCCGAGCTGATGAACTGATAAAACAAGGTTATAACATCCTAATCGGAGATCTTAAAGATCCTGATTTTGTTAAAAACAGCTTTTCCAATATTACGCATATCGTGCATTGTGCAGCAAAGTCCTCTCCATGGGGAACCTATGATTCCTTTTATGAAGACAACGTACAGACCACTATAAACTTATTGGAAAAAATTCTTACAATTGAAAAGTTTATTTACATTTCAACGCCCAGTGTTTATTTCAATTTTAACGATAGATTAAACATCAAGGAATCTGATCCTTTGCCCAAAAAATTTGTTAACCATTATGCTACAACAAAATATTTAGCTGAGCAGAAAGTGCTGAATTTTGACAAGCCAGATATGATGCGTGTTATTATTCGGCCACGTGCCATTGTGGGTGCCAGAGATACTGTTATCATTCCACGGGTAATTCGTGCATACGAAGCAGGCCGATTAAAAATCATTGGAAATGGAAAAAACATCTGCGACTTTTCTTCTGTTAAAAATATTGCTCAAGCTGTTTTTCTTGCTCTGACTACGGAAAACAACATCAACAAAAAAGTTTTCAATATAACAGATGATCAGCCTGTTGCACTGTGGCCACTATTGCAATCAACATTAAGCAAACTTGGATTCTCGGCAAAGCTGAAGAAAATTAATTACAAACTGGTGTTTACCGTGGCAGCCATCAGTGAATTCATGTCTAAATACTTTAGTAAAAAAGAACCGGTTTTAAGCCGCTATGGAATTGGTGTCTTAAAATATTCCCTCACATTGGATATCACCGAAGCAAAAAAACATTTGAAATACAAACCAATTGTTACAACAGAGAAAAGTATTGATGAATTTGTATATTACTACCATGAACAAAAGGGCTCAAATTCAGATTAA
- a CDS encoding sigma-70 family RNA polymerase sigma factor — protein sequence MKKSLERYDEVCELIASGKSDQACSIFMLSWRSRLLSYLRRYRWSQEEAMELIHDAYLLIEKKINTGDLKTFNITYVKKICKNLGANSWRKNIRKKNEFLAYASIVKKELNETFKNDFNIELFEEDEMASDHRLTLRAFDLLNDKCRAIIRMKHVDHLNHDDIVNKTDSISNVNSSKSILNRCMKAWKTFIEKIKSEANPNE from the coding sequence ATGAAAAAATCTCTTGAACGATATGACGAAGTTTGCGAATTGATTGCTTCAGGTAAATCAGATCAGGCATGCAGTATTTTCATGTTATCATGGAGATCAAGACTTCTGTCATACCTCAGAAGATACAGATGGAGTCAGGAAGAAGCAATGGAATTGATTCATGACGCATACCTATTGATCGAAAAAAAGATCAATACTGGCGATCTCAAGACCTTCAATATTACCTATGTAAAAAAAATCTGCAAGAATCTTGGAGCCAATAGCTGGCGTAAAAATATTCGCAAGAAAAATGAATTTCTTGCATATGCTTCCATTGTAAAAAAAGAGCTAAACGAAACTTTCAAAAATGATTTTAATATTGAGTTATTTGAGGAAGATGAGATGGCTTCTGACCATAGGTTAACATTGCGAGCATTTGATTTACTAAATGATAAATGTCGCGCAATCATTCGTATGAAACATGTTGACCATTTGAATCATGATGACATAGTAAACAAAACCGATTCAATTTCAAATGTAAATTCTTCGAAATCTATATTAAACAGATGCATGAAAGCATGGAAAACATTTATTGAGAAGATTAAATCAGAGGCCAATCCAAATGAATAA